AGACCGGAACTCCATTCGCTTCGCCCAACAGCTCTCCGAGGGTCCAAAACGGTATAATACTGACGGCGGTTTCAACAATGAGTCCCAAGGATTCGAGGTCGTCCTCAACGGTTACAGAGCCGTCACCAACGCTTGTGATTGGAAACCATCTCCCCTCAAGGGATCCACCTAATACAAGAAGGTAATGTGTCCCCGCAAAACCAGACCCTGCTGTTACCCCAGAAAGTCCAACAGAACCCGAAGTCACTGAGCTTACAACACCCCTGAGACTTGCGACATCTTGAAACGTAACTCCAATCAATGTGTCAGTCCCGTCCACTAAAGTTGTAGAGTTGTACCCCACTGGATCCGTTGCAGCCGAATCATCCGGTTCCGGGTCCTGCGCGTTGGCTGACAAAAAGATGGCTGCGGACGCGACCGCAACCGCGGAAAGCAATTTGGGCGATTTCATAAACGGAGTAAGGTTCAGTGAGTTTTTGGATGATGGCAAGTGCGAAAAGACATGATTTGATACTTCCATAGCTATCATATCTACTCCATTCAAATCCGGTCCAGCCGCACTGTCATGAATAACGGGTCGAAAGAGACTTTTATTGGCTGATTATGAATACTTTACCAAAAATTCAAAACGGTAAACTGATCGATCTGTGCACCATCAGGTGACAAAGTTGGAACACGAGGAAATCTCCTCGAGCGATAAAGTAGTGCTGATTCAGATTTTCCTGCTGATGGCTTGGAAGACTGTCAACAGGTACGTGGGGCGACCATGGGACGGGGTTTTATTTTCGAAAAGCCTTCCCCCCGGAACTGAGTTCCGAGGCTACGCTCGTAAAGACCTCCTTCCCCGGAACACATTCGACCACGCTCGTGTAAGGCAATTTCCGAGGCCACCCTCCCCCTCTTCAAACTTACCACTTCACCCTTCAAACTTCCTCAACACCCTTCTAACTTCAAACTTCACCCTTCCCGCCCGCCTCTTCTTTCGATTGGCTGATCACGAATGGATCGACCTAAGAAGATCATCTTGCTGGGAGCTACGGGAAGTATTGGAACGAGCACTCTGCGGATTCTGCGGGCGCACCCGGATCGGTTGCAATTGGTGGGAGTGGCGGCACACTCCAAGGCCGAGGAATTGGCGGCGATCGTTCGCGAATTTCGAGTGCCGCATGCAGCCCTGACGAATGCGGATGCGGCAGACGATGCTGTCCGAAACGGAGTCTTTCCTTCCGACTGCACACTCCATTCCGGCAAAGCGGGCTTAACGGCCATCGCCAGCGAACCGGAGGCGGATATGGTTCTCGTCGCTGTCGTGGGCACTGCTGCCCTCCGTCCTACTCTGGCGGCCATCGAAGCCGGGCGGGATATCGCGCTGGCGAGCAAAGAAATTCTCGTCCTCGGGGGCTCGTTTGTCATGGAAGCCGCCCGAAAAGCCGGAGTTCGTCTCTTACCGACCGACAGTGAACACAACGCGATCTTTCAGTGTCTCGAGGGTCACCCCAACCAGTTTCTCGACGGGATTATTCTGACCGCCTCGGGAGGAAGGTTCCGGGACCGTGACCCGAAAACGCTGGATAACGTGACTCCTGAGGAAGCGACCGATCACCCGAACTGGTCCATGGGTCCGAAGATCACGGTCGATTCGGCAACGATGGCCAATAAGGGACTCGAGCTCATGGAGGCGCGCTGGCTCTTCAACCTGCCTCCTGAAAAACTCGAGGTGGTTCTCCACCGGCAGAGCATCGTGCACTCTTTTGTCCGTTTCGTGGACGGCTCCATTCTAGGGCAGCTGAGTCCACCCTCCATGACGTTTGCCATCCAGCATTGTCTACTCCATCCAGAGCGCGCGGAAGGGGTGGAGCCCACTCTCGATTTTCAGGAAACGTTTACCCTCGACTTTGCTCCTCCCCCGGAGGGCCGATTCCCCTGCCTCAACCTCGCTTTCGAGGCGCTCCGCTCCGGCCCGACAGCCATGGCTGTGTTCAATGCAGCCAATGAGTTGGCCGTCGCCGATTTCCTCGCTCGGAAAATCAAGTTCCCCGCAATCCCGCAAAGAATCGCCGAGGCACTTGAACAATTTGGCGAGCAAAAAGTGAGGAGTTTGGAGGACTTGCTTGCATTGGATGCGGAAGTGCGGGAAGCGAGGTAGGGCGCAGTCTTCGACAAGCCGCGCGGAGGGTGAACAGGAGCGGGGATTTATTTCCGGAACACCCGGCTTGCCCCGCAGTCGCGGGGCTACGCCGTACCCTTATCCTCTTGGGGGGATGCCGGAAAAACCATCTTCGTGTCCATGTAGGAAGCATCTGCCTCATGAAATTCCTCCGTGGGTGTCCGACCAGTCCGTTTACTTCCTAACAATTTGCTGCAAACAAAGGTCCCATAACGATCTGGTGCAAAACGGTATACCCGAGAAGCTACTCGAGTCTGCGGCTTTCTATGAAAGGCAGAGAAAGTGGTTGTGCCGCCTCATGGTTCTCATGCCTGATCATCTGCACGGGCTTTTCGTTTTTCCGCAAGACGCTTCGGTAACGAAAACCATCACCGCTTGGAAATCGCATCATGCACGAAAAACTGGTATCAAGTGGCAAGACGGTTTCTTCGAGAACCGCATTCGAAACGACACGGAATTTGATGAAAAGTCAGCCTACATTCTCAAGAATCCTCTTCGGGCAGGATTGGTGAAAGAGGTCGATGACTGGCCTTTCGTTCACGACACTAGAAACCCACCAAGGCGTATTCCCACGGACGGGCGGCAAGCCGGGGGTTACTAAAAGGACCCTAGTTTACTTACAGAACTCCGAGGCTTGCTAAAGGCGGCTCTCTACCCATTTTGTAGCTCTTCAACTCCCCGAATCACACAAGGGACACTTCACCTCGGCCAGGTCCGCCGGAGGATTGAGATCGGGGCCTGCGACCAAGCGCAGGGCGATCATACTGGCCAACACCAAAGCCATACCTTGCTGAATCCGGCGCATCCCTAACGGAGAAATTCTCGTTTGGATGCGCGCATATTGGGTATGTGTGAGCCAAATCAGCGGGAGTGTTCCGAGGGCGAAGGCGAAAAGGAACTCTGCCCCGTTGATTGCCGATCCGGTCACAAGTGCCACCCCGATCACCAGATACAACGGACCGCAGGGGAGGAAAGGCGTAACGAGTCCCAAGAGTCCACCAGCTGAAGTGCGAGGCAGCTTACGCACACGGGTGCTGAAACGAAAAAACCATTTGCTGACAATCTTCGGCTTGGGAATCCGTTTCTCGAGACCAAATGCAATCGCCACAAAGAACAGCACCAGAGCCCACGGAAGAATGGTCAAAGCACTAGCATCAAACCACGCAAAGGGTGCCGCACCGATCGCCCCTGCGATCGCGCCAAGTCCTGTGTAGGCGAGGACCCGCGCCCCGTGATACACGGAAGTGACCACGACCGGATTCGCCTTCTCGTTGGCATTTTGCGGGAGAAACGCGCAGGCCAGCGGGCCACACATTCCGACGCAATGCACCGAGGTGACCACGCCCGCGAAAAACGCAGTTGTCGGTCCGGTTATGGTCTCTGGATCAATCATTTTGGTGGTGAGAGGTTGGAGAGGTATACTAGAAGAGCCACAGGTAGTTTGTCAGCGTTTCTTAATCGTAATCGTAATTATTCAGTGACGTTGTCGATTAGGATTAAGATAAAACGGAAGGAGCGGCGACTTCAGTCGCCGAAGGCAATTGTTCCTTGCGGATGGAACCCATCGGCGGCT
The sequence above is a segment of the Verrucomicrobiota bacterium genome. Coding sequences within it:
- the dxr gene encoding 1-deoxy-D-xylulose-5-phosphate reductoisomerase, with product MDRPKKIILLGATGSIGTSTLRILRAHPDRLQLVGVAAHSKAEELAAIVREFRVPHAALTNADAADDAVRNGVFPSDCTLHSGKAGLTAIASEPEADMVLVAVVGTAALRPTLAAIEAGRDIALASKEILVLGGSFVMEAARKAGVRLLPTDSEHNAIFQCLEGHPNQFLDGIILTASGGRFRDRDPKTLDNVTPEEATDHPNWSMGPKITVDSATMANKGLELMEARWLFNLPPEKLEVVLHRQSIVHSFVRFVDGSILGQLSPPSMTFAIQHCLLHPERAEGVEPTLDFQETFTLDFAPPPEGRFPCLNLAFEALRSGPTAMAVFNAANELAVADFLARKIKFPAIPQRIAEALEQFGEQKVRSLEDLLALDAEVREAR
- a CDS encoding transposase translates to MSDQSVYFLTICCKQRSHNDLVQNGIPEKLLESAAFYERQRKWLCRLMVLMPDHLHGLFVFPQDASVTKTITAWKSHHARKTGIKWQDGFFENRIRNDTEFDEKSAYILKNPLRAGLVKEVDDWPFVHDTRNPPRRIPTDGRQAGGY
- a CDS encoding sulfite exporter TauE/SafE family protein; protein product: MIDPETITGPTTAFFAGVVTSVHCVGMCGPLACAFLPQNANEKANPVVVTSVYHGARVLAYTGLGAIAGAIGAAPFAWFDASALTILPWALVLFFVAIAFGLEKRIPKPKIVSKWFFRFSTRVRKLPRTSAGGLLGLVTPFLPCGPLYLVIGVALVTGSAINGAEFLFAFALGTLPLIWLTHTQYARIQTRISPLGMRRIQQGMALVLASMIALRLVAGPDLNPPADLAEVKCPLCDSGS